Genomic window (Rosa chinensis cultivar Old Blush chromosome 6, RchiOBHm-V2, whole genome shotgun sequence):
CTGAATTTCTTCTCATAATTTCGCTCCTTTGGATCTATTGCAAGCTACGGGTCTCTCTTTATTTTATCACACGGATCTTTAAATTGTGATGTTGTATATCGGAATTGCCGCTTGAATTCTGTGCTACGTTGATGAAAATCTTGTGGTTTGAGTTCTGGACTTGGTTGAGAATTGAGATAGGTTTGATTTTACTTTCAGGCAAAAATGATGATTCTTTCTGGTATTAGAATATGGTATATTTGGTTCGCAAGATATATTATTGTTCATATTGGTGTTTATGGTTTGATTCATGTTAAGCTGTTGCTTTTCGACTCATGGAGCATGCAAAGAGCAATTCACTGGACTAATTTGATCTCCGTTTCAGTGTCTGTAGAGGACCTATTGGGTATTCTAGTTCCGAAGTTTTGCTCATCTGGACAATTcattttaagggaaaaaaaaaaaaccccatgGCTTATTTAACTTTTCTCTTGTTTGTTTTGAAGATATCTTGAATGGCCAGTATCGATTAGCATTTTGAGATTTTGTTAGTTCCTTTACAAGATTAAATCAATAGTTTGAAGTGCCTGATTTTTTTGTAAGTGTAGTCATGCATTTATTCATCTTTTTAGTTGATGAGGTCTCCTTGGGTCATAAAGTGGCTCCTTTATCAACTTTTGTCACATTTTCGAAAAGTTTTCTATATGAATTAAGAATCTCAACCATTCTGTTtcgaaaagaagtgaaaatttatgtttttgaGAGTTTGTGTTGGGGAAAGTCTGTAAATGACCTGTTGGGTTGCTGAGGTCTCCATGGGTCTCAAATTTGCTTTCTTGCCAAGTTTAAAATATATGCTTGTATTGTGATAATCTTAGTTTATGATGTAACTATACACTTTGGTTACAGATCATTTTGACATGGATTCTACAACACAAACTTTCCAGCACCGCCCGATGTCAATCAAATTATGGCCTGCTACTCAGAGTACCAGGATATTGCTTGTAGAACGAATGACCAAGAATTTCATAACTCCATCCATTTTCTCTAGAAAGTACGGCCTGCTTAGTAAAGAAGAGGCCGAGGAAGATGCCAGGAAAATAGAAGCCTTTGCCTTTGCAGCTGCAGAGCAACAATTTGAGAAGGAACCATATGGTGATGGAAGTTCTGCAGTGCAGGTATATGCCAGAGAATCAAGTAAGCTTATGCTGGAAGTTCTGAAAAGAGGGCCCAAAgcaaaggaagatgatgagaAATCTATTCCTGCCTTTAAAAGTGTGTTTGATATCTCTGGTGGCCGCAGATCTTTTATTGATGCAGAGGAGGCTGAGGAGCTTTTCAAACCACTAAGGGAGCTTGGAAACTCCTATACTAAGATATGCTTGAGCAATAGAAGCTTTGGTTTGGATGCAGCCCGTGTTGCTGTGCCAATCTTATCATCCATCAAACATCAATTGAAAGAAGTGGATCTGTCAGATTTTATTGCAGGAAGGTCAGAGACAGAAGCTATTGAAGTCATGAATCTGTTTTCTTCAGCCCTGGAAGGATGTGAATTGAGGTATCTGAACCTTTCAGACAATGCCATGGGCGAGAAAGGTGTAAATGCATTTGGGTCACTCCTGAGATCACAAAATAATTTGGAGGAACTTTATTTGATGAATGATGGTATTTCAGAAGAAGCTGCAAGAGCAGTTTCTAAGTTCATTCCGTCCACTGGGAAGCTTAGAGTCCTTCATTTTCACAATAATATGACAGGAGATGAAGGGGCAATTGCCATCTCTGATATGGTGAAGCGTTCACCTGTCTTGGAGGATTTCCGTTGTTCATCTACAAGGGTGGGCTCTGAAGGCGGTGTAGCTTTAGCTGAAGCACTTGGGACTTGCACACATTTGAAGAAGCTCGATTTGCGTGACAACATGTTCGGTGTAGAATCTGGGGTTGCTTTGAGTAAAGTCCTATCTGCTTTTACAGAACTTACTGAAATTTACCTCAGTTATCTTAACTTGGAAGATGAAGGAACAGAAGCCCTTGCCAATGCTCTCAAGGATTCTGCACCTTTGCTTGAAGTTCTGGAATTGGCAGGAAATGATATTACAGCCAAATCAACTGCTGCTTTGGCTTCCTGTATAGCAGCAAAACAATTCCTTACTAGGTTAATATTGTCAGAGAATGAACTGAAGGATGAAGGTTCAATTATGATCAGCAAAGCATTGGCAGAGGGTCATGGTCAGTTAATTGAGGTTGATTTGAGCTCTAATTCAATTAGAAGGGTTGGGGCGAGACTTTTGGCTCAGGCTGTTGTGAATAAACCTGGGTTTAAGTCACTGAACATAAATGGTAACTTCATATCTGATGAGGGGATTGATGAGGTGGTGGACACGTTTAAAAATTCCCCACATCTGCTTGGGCCTTTGGATGAGAATGACCCTGAAGGAGAAGATCTGGATGAAGAGGATGAAGACGAAGGTGCTGACAACGAGGATGAATTGGAATTGAGGCTCAAGGTCCTTGAACTAAGGCGAGAGGAATAGAATTACCGAGTCATGCAGTTTGTTGCCTTCTGTTAATTGATTCAAAACTTGTTCTGATGAGC
Coding sequences:
- the LOC112171575 gene encoding RAN GTPase-activating protein 1 → MDSTTQTFQHRPMSIKLWPATQSTRILLVERMTKNFITPSIFSRKYGLLSKEEAEEDARKIEAFAFAAAEQQFEKEPYGDGSSAVQVYARESSKLMLEVLKRGPKAKEDDEKSIPAFKSVFDISGGRRSFIDAEEAEELFKPLRELGNSYTKICLSNRSFGLDAARVAVPILSSIKHQLKEVDLSDFIAGRSETEAIEVMNLFSSALEGCELRYLNLSDNAMGEKGVNAFGSLLRSQNNLEELYLMNDGISEEAARAVSKFIPSTGKLRVLHFHNNMTGDEGAIAISDMVKRSPVLEDFRCSSTRVGSEGGVALAEALGTCTHLKKLDLRDNMFGVESGVALSKVLSAFTELTEIYLSYLNLEDEGTEALANALKDSAPLLEVLELAGNDITAKSTAALASCIAAKQFLTRLILSENELKDEGSIMISKALAEGHGQLIEVDLSSNSIRRVGARLLAQAVVNKPGFKSLNINGNFISDEGIDEVVDTFKNSPHLLGPLDENDPEGEDLDEEDEDEGADNEDELELRLKVLELRREE